The Kosakonia sacchari SP1 genome includes a window with the following:
- the oxlT gene encoding oxalate/formate MFS antiporter, with protein MTNTTLTNVVVASPKKWMQLARGLLCMVSISSPQYVWALLTRPFMEKLHVPLAEIQLTFSLLIILQTFFSPFQGRLIDKFGPRRLIAIGTVLSGVSWMLTATISSLTELYLYYGVLGGLGTGIVYIGVVGLMVRWFPEKRGFATGMVAAGYGMGAILTTFPVTQSLAAKGLENTLWQFGLLMAVIGFLASQGLRAPYSSRTEDVTSNLKMSARSFAPKEMLRKPLFWLMFAMMTMMSTSGLMVTSQMAIFAEDFGITTVTVMGMAALPLAMTIDRFMNGLTRPVCGYISDRIGRENMMFIAFGLEGCAMALWLLCKDDPLLFVLLSGVVFFGWGEIFSLFPATLTDTFGTQHATSNYGWLYISQGIGSIFGGPLAALLYQKTGSWDLVFGCAITLDILCALLAFFVLKPWRHRFLQSVRA; from the coding sequence ATGACAAATACAACATTGACCAACGTGGTGGTAGCAAGCCCGAAAAAGTGGATGCAACTGGCGCGGGGCCTGTTGTGCATGGTTTCCATTTCCAGCCCGCAGTATGTCTGGGCGCTGCTGACGCGGCCGTTTATGGAAAAACTGCACGTACCGCTGGCGGAAATACAGCTCACCTTTTCGCTACTGATTATTCTGCAAACCTTCTTCTCCCCCTTTCAGGGACGGTTAATTGATAAGTTTGGCCCACGGCGGCTGATTGCCATCGGCACGGTGTTGAGCGGCGTAAGCTGGATGCTGACCGCCACCATCAGCAGCCTGACGGAACTCTATCTCTATTACGGCGTACTGGGCGGCCTTGGCACCGGCATTGTTTATATCGGCGTGGTTGGCCTGATGGTGCGATGGTTCCCGGAAAAACGCGGATTTGCCACAGGGATGGTGGCGGCGGGCTACGGTATGGGCGCGATCCTGACGACTTTCCCGGTGACGCAATCACTGGCCGCCAAAGGGCTGGAGAATACGCTGTGGCAATTTGGCCTGCTGATGGCGGTCATCGGGTTTCTCGCCAGCCAGGGGCTACGGGCACCGTACAGCAGCCGAACAGAAGACGTCACCAGTAATCTGAAGATGAGCGCCAGAAGTTTTGCGCCGAAAGAGATGCTGCGCAAGCCGCTGTTCTGGTTGATGTTTGCGATGATGACCATGATGTCGACCTCAGGACTGATGGTGACGTCGCAGATGGCTATTTTCGCTGAGGATTTCGGCATCACCACCGTCACGGTAATGGGCATGGCAGCGCTGCCGCTGGCAATGACCATCGACCGTTTTATGAATGGCTTAACGCGCCCGGTGTGCGGGTATATTTCGGATCGGATTGGGCGAGAAAACATGATGTTTATCGCTTTTGGCCTGGAAGGCTGCGCAATGGCGCTGTGGTTGCTGTGCAAAGACGATCCGCTGCTGTTTGTGCTGCTTTCCGGGGTGGTATTTTTCGGCTGGGGCGAGATTTTCTCCCTGTTTCCCGCTACGCTCACCGACACCTTCGGCACGCAGCATGCCACTTCGAATTACGGCTGGCTCTATATTTCTCAGGGGATTGGTTCGATTTTCGGCGGCCCGCTGGCGGCGCTGCTGTACCAGAAAACCGGTAGCTGGGATCTGGTGTTTGGCTGCGCCATTACACTGGATATTCTCTGTGCTTTGCTGGCATTTTTTGTGCTGAAACCCTGGCGTCACCGCTTCTTGCAGAGCGTGCGGGCATAA